The DNA region GTAACAACCGTCGTGCCACTGCTGACCTTTCTCAACTTGTCTCCAGTCAACGTGGGCTCTTCAGCTTCTTTTTCATTCTCAGACTCCGACTCAGACTCCGACTCAGCTTCGACATGTTCAATATCATCGTCAGTAAACTCAGAGGCCGCGTCGTCAGCAGTCTTGGTTTCAGTTGTGGCGGCTTCAGTCTTGGGCTGGTCgatgacctcctcctcatcctcggatTCAGACtccgacgaagaagacgcctcctccagctcgggCGAAGAAGCACGGGAAGAAGCAGCGGCCTTGGCAGCGGCAAGAGCAGTCCCATCCTTTtgctcaacctcttcctcatcattaTCATCCTCAGACTCactgctctcctcctcctcaacaacaggagcagcagcccccTCAACAGGAGTAGCCTCATCACCAGCCACCGACTCAGCCTCATCCTCCGATTCATCAACCGGAATCTCATCAACCTTGATCTCCTCAGTCTCTTGGGGAATCTcaacctgctcctcctcatcttccttgACAACCGGGACATTCTCCttatcctccccctccacctctcgATCCCCCATCAAATCCCCATACCCCTTCCCAGCCTTGTTCCCACTCGCAGCCCTGCTCTTAGGCGTAGCCGCCATCGGAGTCCAGCTCTCCTTCCTAAGGCCCCTGCTCGCAGCACCGCCAGCAGGGTTCCTAACGCTCTGGCTTCTCTTGATGCCGCCGGCAGGGATGTTATTGCTGATCTGCGTCAAGCTAAAGTTCCTCTTAGCCTCAGGACTGAGACCAGACTGAGCAAGCGCGATACTGATCGCAGCCGAGGTCCCCCTAGCCTTGTTCGGACCGGCAGTATTAAGCGGTTGCTGTCCACTAACAACCCTCTTTCTGCTCAACGTAGACGAAAACTCCCTGTTGCCGCCACCGGGACCCTTCTTCTCGGGCAGGCCGCTGGCAGTCTTCTTCATAAGCAACACCTTGGAAAGATCCATGACACCCTCCAGCACCTTGCGCTCCATGTGCTCGGACTGGGTGGTGAgatcttcaacctcctcacgGCGGAACTTGCAGGCAGCCTCGAGAGTAGACAGCTCAGAGCAGAGGTTGTTCTTGCGCGAGTTGAGATCCTCTTGGTCAAGGCGCAAATCAGCCAGGCTGGTCTTGATacgctcctcttcctccttgagctcggccaagaaggcaGTCTTGAGATTGTCATGCTCAACGCGGAGGGCGGCATTGGCTTCCTTGACTCTGGTCTCTTCTTCCATGAGGTTAGAGAGCAACTCAATCTTGAGACGGTCATTGTCCTCCTTCATGGAAGCACGAAGCTCTTCTTGCTCAGCCTTAAAGGTGGCCTTGAGAGCCTCTTGCTCAGCTTTCAGCTGGGCCTTGAGTTGTTCATGCTCCTCCTTGAGTTGGGCCTTGGCCTGCTCATACTCTTCCTTCAGAGCAGCCTTGAGCAAATCATTCTCCTCCTTAAGGGTGACCTGGAGCTTATCGTTATCGGCGCGGAGCTGCTGATTGACCTCGCGAAGTCtgagctcttcctcctggAAGCTCTTGATGAAGCTCTCACGGAGAGCCTCCTGGTCAGCGCGAAGGCCGGCATTGATCTCCTTGAGAAGCGACTCTTCCTCTCTGAGATTGGCGAGATAGGTGTCACGGATGGTCTGCTGCTCTTCCCGGAGGGCATCGTTCAACTCCTTAAGcctgtcctcctcttcacgaAGGTTGGCCAAGAAAGTCTCCTTGAGCTtatcctgctcctccttcaaGGCAACATTGGTCTCCATGATGCGTGCTTGCTCTTCCTTGAGGTTGGCGATAAAAGACTCCTTGAGCTGGTCTTGTTCAGCCTTAAGGGCGACGTTGGCTTCCATGATCCGGGTTTGCTCCTCCTTCAGATTAGACAAGAAAGTCTCCTTGAGGAgctcttgctcctccttGAGGGACGTGATCGTCTCCTTGAGTCGGGCCTCTTCGCTCTGAAGGTTGGACATGAAGGCAATGGTAATCTGCTCCTGCTCTTGAGGAAGAGTGACAGAGATATACTGCTTGAGGCGCTCCTGTTCCTCGCGAAGATCGGAAATCTGAGCCTCAAcctgctgcttctcctcAAGCTTGCGCTCCAAGGCAACGATGGTCTCCTGAAGtatcttctccttgtcctcaTGCTCATCGGCGATGCGTTGAGTCTGAGCAGCAATGAAGATGGCGAGCTCAGCAGCAGTAGCCTTGACCTGAGAGTGAACCTCGTCAAGAGTGTCCAGCCGCCCGAACGCCTTGTCGGCAACCTCAGTATGGCCGACAAGAACATCAAGCTTCTCATTGACAGCAGTGTCATCGTACTTTTCGACAGGAATCTCAACGCGCTCCTGGATAGCCTGGGCCTTGGTGTGGAGCTGCTCATAATGCTGACCAACCGTCGAGACGAAGTCTTCAAGGGTCTGAAGAATCTTGGGCTGGTACTCGGCAACCTGGTCATTGACACTGCCGACCTTGGTGATGGCCTCTTGAACTGTGTCACGAGTGAGGGAATGTTCAGTCTTGGCCTCAAGCTGGCCTTCATCAGACTTGGTAACAAGCGCCTCAACCCGCTCAAACACAGTCTTGGaagcctcctccatcctctccatcgAGTCGGTGACAGCAGACCCAAGAGTATCAACCAGTTGTTTGAGCTCCTCAGCAATAGCCTTGTTGCCAACAACTGCCGCCTCCATGTTGGCATCTCGCTTCTCACCCTTGGCAGCCCGTTCCTCATGAAGAAGCTGGAACTCGTCATACTTGCCCATCAGATCAGCAATCCGCTCATCCAATTTGGCAATGACAGTGTCGCTGGCGGCTTGAACCTTCTCGTTGGTCTCCAAGTTGGCAGTCGAAAAACCAGCCTTGGACTCCTCGACATCAGTCTTGAGAGCATCAAGCATAACCTTCAAGTCGTCGCCAACAGTGTCGTTCTTGGTAATAGCCTCCTTGATAGTAGTGCTGAAGCCATCAAGCAAAAGATGAATCGAGTCCACCCCCTttgccccctcctccagcttgcCCCTCAACACGCCATGGAAGTCCTCCAAAATAGCCTTgacctccccaacccgctCACCGACACCGACAATCTCCGCCTGCCTATCCTCCGTTGCTTTCTGGGCATCCAGAGCATGGAAATCCATGCACTCCTTCAGCTCCCCAAGCTGAAGCTCGAGGTTGTCCATGTTCTCCTTTGTAGACAGCGAAGCCAAATCAACCTTCATGATGTTCTCAATGAGCACCTTGGTATCAAGACAAACTGCCTCGACAGCCTCGACGTCGGTCTTGGTGATTCGCTCGGGGTCGTCCAAAGCCTTCTCATGGCGCTCTTTCATCTCGTCAAAAGCAGCAACGACCTGGTTGACCAGTGACTCGACCTTGAGAATATCTTCCTTCTGAGAAACAATCTCCAACTGGCTAGCCACGCCACCCACGCTCTCTCTAGTCTCGAGGATGAGCGTCTCCAACGCGTCGATGTTATCCTTCTTGGATAGGGTGTCAACATGACTGACCAGGCCGGCAAGGGATTCTCTGGTCTCCAGAATGAGTGCCTCCAAAGCATCGATATGATCCTTGCGCACGCCCTGCTCGCCGTCAATGAGATCGTCCAGACGAGCCTTGGTATTGCGAAGAATGGTCTCGATGgcctcaacatcctccctAAGGGCGGGCTCATCATTCTCGCTCGGTACTCTTGGTTCCCTTGGCTTGCGGGGGGGCGGATCGCGGGTTGACATCTCAATCACCGTCGCCTGGATCTTCTTGAGTGCATCCTCCATCGAAGCAAGTGGGACTTGACTCGGCAACTTGGCAACTGACTCCTGTACCTGGCGGATCGTATCCTCCATGCGGCGGGCGTCTTCCTTGGACATGGCATCAGGATCAGGAACAGAGGTAGCCTGCATCACCTCAACCTTTTTGCCCAGCTGGGTAAGCAAGGTCTCAAGATTTTTGATATCATCCTTCTGGACGGTTTTCTCAACAGGGATGATAGCTCtggccttgatctcctcctcgtcgttgtcctgggccttcttcaccaaagCTAGCTCGTTGCTGGTGCTCTTCCTCATGTCATCGATATCGGCTCTAACGCTATCGAGGCCAGCTTTCAGAGCTTCCAAAATTTCGTCATTGGCGGTGAGGTCGGCAGGCTTGTCGCGGAGGTTGTTAATGCTGACTCGGATATCGCCCAGGCCTTCCTGAAGCGCGTCGAGAATCTCAGTCAGCCCGGCAATCGGCCGTGAAGAAACCTCAGCCCTCAGGCTTGAAAGCCCCTCCTGAATAGCCATGAGAACTTCCTGGGTGTACATGCCAGCCTGTGGGGTGACAGGCACCATGCTGGAGTTGACAACCTCCCGGAGAGActcgagctcctccttgAGCATGGTCTTGGAACTGTCAGTCGATTTGAGCACCAGCTCGCCAACCTCGTCGCGGAAGCCATCAAGAGTTTTGAGCAAGTCCTGCATGAACTCTTCCTTGTCCTCGGAAGATGATGATTCGCCCTTGACGCGGTCAACGTAAGATTCAATCTCGGACCTGAGCTTCTCAAGACCGTCACTGTCAACGGTGCTCTTCTTGGACTCTTCAGTAGCAGCCTTGAACTCGGCAACCATGGTGTCCCTAATCTCCTGCAACTTGGCGAGAACCTCTTCATTACTGGCAGCTGGGCTAGTGGCATTGGCAGAAATAACTGCGGACCCAGATGACAGAGTCTGAAACTCCTTACGAACAGACTCGATCAAGTCGGTAGCAATCTCAGTCGTCAGATCAACCTCCTGAAGGCCACGCTTAACAGCCGCGACCATAGCCTCGGGGTCTTGGCTCTTGGCTGAATCTCCTTGCTCAAGCTCCTTTTTGACGATATCAATCACATCGGCCGCGATCTCAGTGGAAAGATCTAAAGCCCGAATACCTTCCTTGACAGCGTCGACAACATCAGCCTTGGACAAGTCAGACTTGGTTGCACCTGAGCTGGAACCAGCAGCGGCCGCAAAGTCAAAGCCATCGAGTGTAGTCTTGACAGCATCTGACACATCAAGCGAAAAGTCGAGCGAGTCGAGGGCGGACTTGACGGCCTCTTCAATGTCGGATTTCGAAACTGATGAGCCAGGAGAGGCATTCATCGGAATCTCGGAACCAGAAAAAGATGGGTGCGATGGCATAGGAATATGAGAGCCCGTACTAGCGCTTCTGGGCACCAGCGCCCTCTCATTGTTGGCCGAATGAGAAGAGCTGCCAAAGTTGTGGTCCTCCAGCACTTTCTTGACGGCCTCTGCCACAGACTTGGAGAGCGTGTTGGTCAAGTCCATCTTTTCCAAGCCATCCTTGACGGCATCGGCAACATCGTCTCTGCTCAGGTCGAGGAATTCAAGTCCTTCCTTGACTGCGTCCGCAACATCAACGCGCGACAAGTCCGGTCGGGGAATCATGGCCGCCAGAGCCTCAATATCAAAGCCCTTGAGTCCTTGCTCAACCGCCTGTCGTACCTTTTCCTCCTGTCCCCTCAGACCTTCCTGTACAGCATCCAACATGTCATCAGACAAATCCAGTCCCTTCAAAGCCTGTCTCACGGCCTCAGCTACATCTCCCTTTGTGACCGGCTGTGTGACAAGCGCCTCAGAAACTGTTTTGCTGAAATCAAAGGCGTCCAAGGCATCGGCGACAGCATCGATGATATCGTCCCTGCTAACCCCCTTTGGTTCAGGCGGTGGCGGCAAAGCAAGAAGTCCTTCTCTAACGGCATCAAGCACATCCTCCCGCGTGACCTCGTCACCAGCCTTGGGTGGCTGTGGAACCTCCCATTCTCCAAGGCACTCCGTAACTACCTCGAGAATGTCCTGCTTCCGCAACATCTCGACCTTGGGTGGCTGATAGTTTCTCAATCCCTCCGCCACAGCAGAAAAGACCTCGTCCTTTGTCGCGCCCAGCGGTCGCTTGAAGTCAGCCAAGCCCTGCGCCAGACACTCgagaacctcctccctctccagcccAATTTGCTGAATCTCGATCTCGGGCTTGTACTTCTCCCAAGCATCCTTAACAGCCTGCATGACGTCCTCTCTCCTCAAGTCGGGAGTCCTTGGGTGGGTATCCTTGAGGGCGGCGCGCATAGCGTTGTAGAGCTCCTGCGAGTCAAACTGATGAGCCTCGCGCGGACCGGTCAGCGCATGGGCCTCTGTCGAAGCATCACCTCCACTACCGCCGGTATAGCGGTAATCCCTGAGGATCTTATTCATTTGCTCCGACATTTGGGCCAGGCCTTGCTCGATAATGCGCTGCATGTCTGCCTTGTTGCCGTCTCCCTCACCGTTGCTAAGCACGCCCTCAGCGAGCAATTCTTCAAACTTCTGCCCGAGGTCGCGTCCCATATGTAGCACCTCGCCCCGGAGCTTGACAACCAACGCCTTGACCTCTGCAGTAAGCCCGCCAGCGTTGGCTAAGCTATCTTTGACAGTTTTGATAGCCTTGTAAACCTCCTCATTCACGTCTCCACCGCCCTGCAAAAGTCGGCTCGAGTTACTAGGGCtatcatcgtcgtcatcttcccCAACATCCCAGCTGCGATTCTTGTtccccccgccgccgccgccaccagcaccgcccgCAGCGGCAGCGATGACAGCCTGTTGTTGATTCTCCTTGATAAACCTGGCAAGTTCCTCGATTTTGTCAGCAGTGGCCATTCCAGAGAGTTTACCGGCGAGGTCCGAGAGTTTGTGGCCCAGGTTCTCCTGTCCCTCCTTGGTAGCCATATCCCGTATGATCTTCTCTACCAGGGTGACAGTCGTCGAGTTTGTTCCGGTTTCCGAACCGACCAGGGATGGGGTACTCAACATGGATTCGCGATCAAAGGAAGCTGCAAAGCTGTTAGGGGACGGAATACGCGGAAGAGAAAATGGCCGGACGGATTTACTGAGTtgagtgggagaggtggtgtgATGACGACCTTCCAGTAACAGGGGACCACCATAGAGGTCGCGGTTGGCCGCTCTGGCTTTGCTCTCGGTAATGAGGTCTCGGAGACTCTTGCGGATATCCTCGTCGCGGGCATTGGTCGCTTCCTTGAGGCTGAGAAGATCGGTGGCATTGTCACGGGAACGTCGACTGAGAAGAGACATTTCCTTTTGGAGCGTTGTCGCAATATCCGTGAGGGTAAGAATCTGGTTAGAAAGAAGATCCAGGGACTCAGGTACCTTGGCTACCTGGACCATGGCATGCGAATTGTTGGTGATATCTCCTAAGGGTTGTGAGTGCGCCTGCGGTTGGGGCGGAGGCGATTGCGGTTTCTCGGGCTCTatgctgggaggggggggtttgggacCCATCGGGGAGCTGTAGAGATTGGTGTTGGTGCTAGGAAGGTGAGTGTTAGACTGGGTGCTCATATTCTGTAGCGCGAGCATGGTAGCTGacggagggggggtgttttcTCCCAGAATACTCTGGTGAGTAGCCCGGCGGGCAGTCGGGCGGATGATGGGTGTCAAACTAGGACCCGGTTTCAATGTTGTCCTATCATCGCCGCTATGGCCGAAGTAgtccttctcgtccttggGTTCTATCCAGGAGTTCCTTGCGTTTCTCGAAGGGGTAACGGGCCGGGTGTTCTTCTCGGGGGACCTTTGTACGGGAAGTTCTCTCGCCGGGGAACTGCCGGCCTCGATCATCATGCTCATATCCTTGACCGAGGTGGGCTGGAGAGAGTTCATTCGGCGGTGGGTGTTGGCGCCTAGGGGTGTGGGAGCCATGCCTGGGATGGGCAATGGGCGTTCTGGTGAGACTTCGAGGCGCTGATGCTTGGGTACGTGGGGCACCAGTGCGGCATTCTCCCGGGCCTTCTCAGCCAGGGCAGCATGGGCGGACTGGATGGCACTACTAGTTCCTGTCCTCGACACAATGGGGGACTGGGGGTTGAGAGGAAGTGGGGGAGGAGCCCTCTCGGGGTCAGAGCTGTCCCACCTGTTCTTCATTAGCGATTGCCAAAGATGCGACATGGCATTGTGGGAGAGGATATCATAGCATGGTCATTGTGGATCGCCAGAAGTAGGATGTGAGGCAAAAGAAGATGGATGATGTGTGAGTGTGGTGAGTAAGTAACATACATGGGAACCAAGGCTCGGCCGTGATCCGAAAGAGAGGCGGAATGTTGGTGTCTTAGGTCGCGCGGGGTGTCCCTCTCGACGGGCGCCATTGCGTTGATTGTGTTGATTATACGTGGGTATCGTGGGTATCGTGGGTAGGTTAAGGGCGAGCGCTACTGGAATGCTCTGGTGAGGGTAGGTTGGAGTGGAATGCGACGTGACTCGATACAAGCAAACAGTCGAGCAACGAACGGCAAATGGCAAGCAGAAGTCGCTTTGCGTAAAACTTCGTCGACGAAGGGGTACCAAACGCCGGCCAAAGCACGACAACAAAAATGGGTATCGTGAAAAAAGTAAAGGTGGTGAAGCAAGCAGAAGGCTGGAAATGGTGCTCCTCTTCCGAGTGGGTATAACAAGGTCTTGATATGGCCTGTCAATTGTGCAgtccaggaggaggggccgtCAACATGGAGCGGGCATGGAGCGACATGGGCGCCTGAGCTGGCGCCGTGCCCACCAATTGCGACCAATAGCCCTTTCCTGTTGTTGATTTGAGTGGGTTCCCCCGGCAACGTGTTAGCCGCGACTGGGGGCTATCCTTGCTTCCAGCTGCAGGAAGCACTGACCAGCTGCCTTCTAGCCGTTATCGATAACCGCCAGAGCCTGTGACCAAAGCTTGAACcctgttgttttgtttcccATCGTCGGTGATGTGCCGTCATGGTGCAGCAGCACTGTCTTGAATGAATTTCCGGGAGACCGTCTCCATCTTTTAGTGCAGAGTTCGAATGGGGGGATCTCGACTACCTGGCATCAGTTCAACAAACTACTGCAGCTACACTTCAGCATACATATAATATGCGTGTGTTCCCGTTGCATCCCAAGCATGAGAGTGGGGTCGAAAATACGGTGTGTGTGCGACTCGATAACTCgagcaacccctcctccacaagaCAACATTGGGTCTCTGCCAACTTGGTTCTTATAAATATTTCACGCGATAATTATTCTGTTGATGTCATACAAGCTCTACCCCTGGCCGTTGTATCAAGGCTCCATCTCAAAATGAATCTATCTCAagtcctccccaaccccaagatTACGCTAATTACAACATCATGAAgactctcctcctcctcctcccagtgCGTGTGCCCCTTTTATGGCCTGGTAGGCGCAACAGCAGTGATGGTGAACTGCGAGCACCTCTGGAGGCCGACATCAATTTTGACGAAAGCCTTGCTATCATACCCGCTCAAGCAAACGGGCGCGCCATTGGCCTGAATCCGGCCGTTACCAACATCGAATCTGACAAACAGCAGGTCGTTCCTCGAGCAGTCCTCGGCGCGGAAGGTGGTCTCGTTGAAGGCAACGCAGGCTGTCTTGCCGACAAGGTCACCACGAAAGGGGGCAGCAAAGCCCCGCTGGACAATGAGGACGTCGGTCCCCAAGATCTTGCCGGGAGTGACTTGTCTGTCGGCGTGTGTCCAGGCGCAGGCGGCTTGGACGATCTCGCCCTGTTGCATAGATTTGTCAGTGTGCTGGTTTTCAAAATAGGTTCATGGGAAGAGCATACGCTGTTGGTGAAGGTCAAGCACTCATTGTTGGGGATGCCGCCAATCTGCTTGAAGACAAGAGTATTGGGGCCCTTGACGGGTCCTGGAGGGACGAGGATCTGAGCCGTGGAGGTGGCAAGAGCGCTCAGAAGAGCAAGACCGGTGGTGAACTTCATGATGACGGGTAGAGGGTAGGTGATTGCAAGACTGAgaagatgatgctgctgctgagacCAAGAATTAATCAATCCAAAACGACAATCCGTCTGCTTTATACATCTTCCAAAACGATGAGAAGCATGATGGTATCATAGGTTCGCATAAAACTCAAGACAAAAATAGCATCCTTTACGTCGTAACAGCCGCTTGTCGATGATATCGGGAACTACAACCTAAGAAGCGCGGACTACAACCACAGCATGTGGGCTTCAGTCGAAAAAAGGACTGAGAAGAGACTGTTGAGCCCAACGGGGCTACATCTTCGTCTAAAATGCTACGAGTGCGACTTTAAAGTCTGGTACCAGGATGCCAAGCCATGCGCTCAGGGTTCATCAAATTATTTTACCCGGTAGAAATCATCTCCAATATGACTTCGCGCCGCGGCATCAGTCGGATTATGATACCACGAGATGCAAGCACCGCTACTAGGCAGGTAGATATTCTGGTGGCGAGGGTCAAAGCATACCTGCTTGGGTGCTTGGTATCTACACTATCATCACCATCTGTCATGCGCAGGCCTCTTCGAGGACGAGAGGGATGTCTTGCTGGGTGCAACCCCTGAACGTCATGCAGCCACGCAGCTTCCCACGTTATCATGTTCCTCTGATGAATATGCTCACTGAGCTCGGGAAAGCTTCCCCTTTTTGCAACATGGCCGGCCTCCTGCTCTTTTCGACGCTGCCGGTCTTCCGTTGCCCCAATACAGAAGAATCATCCCATCCAAGCTGTACCCCTGAGTCCTAACGTGTGAACTTCACCATCCAATAATGGCCGCAACAATCATCCCATGTTGGTGTAAGTATGTACTCGCTAtatcatcccatcccatacacctcccccctaagcaacaacaacagcctcaCTCTTCGGCCCCCTCACCCCAAAAATCGTactccccaccctcacctcatCACTCCCCATCGCAATCGCCCCCTCAAAGTCCTCACTCATCCCCATACTCAACTCCAGCAGTCTCTCTTTCCCCAACCCAagctccttcctcaccaaaTCCCTCTGCTCCCTCAACACCTGAAAATCCTCATTCTCATTCTCCGGTGTCGTTTCCCTACTCCGTGCAATTGCTCCAATAgtcatcaaccccaacaactccaAATTTGGGCACTCATTCTCGATCTTCTTGCACAGCTCCACTGTCTCCTGCCCTGGTGCACATCCCGACTTGGACTCTTCCCCCGAAGTGTTGACCTGCACATGAACTTTGATCTTGCCGAAAATATCCGGGTTGGTCGCTGCAGCAATTTGATCATCGCGGTACTTGTCAAGGAGCTCAGCCTTTTTGAGGGTGTCGATGCTGGAGACGCAAAAGAGGTTGGGGATTTTGGCGAGGTTTTTGGTGTGTTTTGATTGAAGACCGCCGATGAAGTGCCATTGAATCGTCCTGGGGAGGAGCTCGGCTTTTTGGGTCAGTTCTTGCGAGTAGTTCTCCCCAAAGTGGAGATGTTTTGTCTCAGGGGCTTcatggaggacgaggatgtcGTTCGCGGGTTTGAGTTTGGAGACTGCTACGAGTCGTACCTGGAGGTTGGTGTTAGATATTTGTAATGTGAGATTTGAAGGTGAAAAGACAAAGACTCACAGGACGCCCCTTGGCAACGGCGGCGATTTTATCTTTGACGCCCTGTAATTGCGAGATGAGGGCGCTGGCTCTGGTTGGGTCTACTTTCATTTCGGCAGTCTCTCTCATTATGCGATTGGTATTTTGGTTGGTTATACAAATAATTGAATATGGGATTGGTTTGTGAGATCTTGGGTGGAGTGAATGCCTTTCAGATGTCATTCATGGGATGGGCTAGGTGAGGGGCATTTCGCTGGAGTTCCATAGATGACTTGCTTTATCTTGCTCTAACAGAGCCATGCTTTTTCTCGGCGATTTGAACTTTATCTTGTTAAGAATCGATAGGCTAAAACTGCGGAGAATCTCCACCAACAGAAGACCCACTCTCAACAACACATCTCAAGATGGTCTATAAGCGTACATTATCCTAAGCCATGCTCAAAAAATAGTCAAGATATGTTAAAGAGGATCAATAGGtgtttaaaagtaaatagaTTCGTTGCAAGGTACAGCTGAAAGGCCCATGTTCTATTTAAAGATGTAAGTTGAGAGTTATATTTGCTGACTTGCGCCACCAGATCTTTTGTCCAGAACGTGTTCATCTGCATCATGAAAACAGTTCTCAACCGCCGTAACAGAGGCTAATACTCCGTCTCTCCCAACTTCTTTCCACTTCCACTTGTTGAAACACTTCCCCTTCCCTGCGGAAAAACCTCTAAAAATCCATCTTCTCCACCGTCATATCCCGAACACACCTTATCCTCCCACGCAAATCGAACGTGCATTCAACAGGTGAGAAAGGTGTCTCCTATGAGAGTATGACTTTGTTCTGTGACTGACACAGGGAGGGTGTCTTTACTTGAGGGTGATGCTTACAGCACGTGAAACATCGAAGATGCCTGGTAGGATATAACATACTTTCCACAACGAGACCGTCGGACGCCAGCCCTGTAACCTTTACCATGATCTATTGCTCATTTTCAACCTTATCGTATGGGACTGGGCGGCCATGACTCTTGCCGGTGACTCTTACCGATAACTGGCAGAGTGCCACACTGATATTTATCAGGCATAGTGCATGGATGGtatgttggtgatgtcgagtTTGCGATGTTGGAACTTAGGGCGCAGGCCCGGCTCGTCGTGAGGAGGAATGTTGACGGCCGGTGGTTTACTGGTCACTTTTTCACAATAAACTTAGATTTGTTGAATTCGGATACTCAGTTCAGCGAATTTGGTTGTCAAAAAATGGGAGCATGCTTAAGGTCGTTTGTGGATTCACCTACCTGCGTTGGGAGCCCATTGTACTTGCCTTATGGGTTTGGAGCTCTTGCCTCGGCCAAGTGAATAAACTCGCGACGGCAATGTCGACCTACTTGGATCAAATTCTCTGCTCTCACGCATCCATACAAGACCCAGTCTTTGCA from Podospora pseudopauciseta strain CBS 411.78 chromosome 6, whole genome shotgun sequence includes:
- a CDS encoding hypothetical protein (EggNog:ENOG503NUSW; BUSCO:EOG09263BE5; COG:E) gives rise to the protein MRETAEMKVDPTRASALISQLQGVKDKIAAVAKGRPVRLVAVSKLKPANDILVLHEAPETKHLHFGENYSQELTQKAELLPRTIQWHFIGGLQSKHTKNLAKIPNLFCVSSIDTLKKAELLDKYRDDQIAAATNPDIFGKIKVHVQVNTSGEESKSGCAPGQETVELCKKIENECPNLELLGLMTIGAIARSRETTPENENEDFQVLREQRDLVRKELGLGKERLLELSMGMSEDFEGAIAMGSDEVRVGSTIFGVRGPKSEAVVVA